In Cutaneotrichosporon cavernicola HIS019 DNA, chromosome: 1, one DNA window encodes the following:
- the PET127 gene encoding uncharacterized protein (Mitochondrial protein Pet127) has protein sequence MLGPRLCALGKWKGVLHAAPRGLTPRLVRYYTPSDAPSGAVGDKPVATELPDFPAKTPKTWREKSKPIKGGRRRGSAARGPNALSGPPSSLGANASSVEPKRSPSKEGSFKPKPWLNPSAGDKRQTDRPHGFGLEPSKHELPSRTVAGRVKQAKTIAWQHDKFFKAHSRSIDYLEKSSERRDRETAATYRKSLASMAGRLEVILDSLEKDMPPAEFEKLTGTLGRAREQQNLSRASRAEGQYPEDLRYRQASPHVAPLSNATTTRPKSVALLRFEAARKWALTAQRQAERTARLATLNGATEEAKNKANVFASAAAMAMEDFQDMREQLKDVLSPAELRDIEDTVDEYDSTNLSIQEDKEVVASTTSQYFRRDGRFESEIDGDLSASDFPVRPIAPPRENNVARLANNLQRVLFSPGVHYARDPRTGVWNFPPELANIPTPEEFNFDTLPDYITASKDPELADLAQGDGIKYSGSTSTLTSSFSQIWLTLNGGQGVDISKLSQGYSARNADYTHGAQLPAAIVMWPQPNGRYAIDSDKRFQTSNNILSEYGNILEKILTTDASEWWKSLKNVPEGFTPPGKPTAREAYAYSRGGKVLMRSQLDCQDNRLPGSGTFDIKTRAAMPIRHDRANWEAHKVYDISETLGQTATFERETFDLTRSGMLKYCFQARIGDMDGIFIAYHNTARCFGFEYMPRAELDTRLFGGPDIGDQVFQLCIGFFERIMDLVTRMFPDQAVSVMWFQAQPPLSAFQKARMDTRTASELTVVVQPFGWKGEGLAPTRAMRIQMVNNVDGKDVSPSQGIKFFSDSKEERAKQKWTVRYNIAMTPDTPEGHDAARTLRSDGAQRLAAMNAICVPEGKTPADMYDSKKRSPVETETAEALGHGTPSLEGPSSDATASSPATSGAASAVPAAAGYDDLDYATIKWVEPNSRIIKLRALSYETGKAYDERAAKWNAQIQQMKATDPEPEVQLEPYVIPGYEFQPTQWRERKSDPPLPVSATEKEMEEFAETASSREQEEDVAVDLDASEEAETSPDKFKRDRPPHYLA, from the exons ATGCTCGGCCCACGACTCTGTGCCCTGGGCAAGTGGAAGGGCGTGCTACATGCCGCGCCACGAGGA TTGACGCCACGCCTGGTGCGGTATTATACTCCTAGTGATGCGCCGTCCGGGGCAGTTGGGGACAAGCCAGTCGCCACTGAGCTCCCGGACTTTCCTGCGAAGACGCCCAAAACCTGGCGCGAGAAGTCGAAACCGATCaaggggggaaggcggcgcggcTCCGCCGCGCGGGGACCCAATGCCTTGTCGGGCCCGCCGTCTTCGTTGGGCGCCAATGCCAGTTCCGTTGAGCCGAAGCGCTCCCCCTCTAAGGAGGGAAGTTTTAAGCCCAAGCCTTGGCTTAATCCGAGTGCGGGCGACAAGCGGCAGACTGATCGGCCCCATGGCTTTGGGCTGGAACCGAGCAAGCACGAACTTCCATCGAGGACAGTCGCAGGGAGAGTCAAGCAGGCCAAGACGATTGCATGGCAGCACGACAAGTTCTTCAAGGCTCACAGCCGGAGCATAGATTACTTGGAGAAGTCTTCAGAGAGGCGAGACCGGGAGACAGCTGCGACTTACCGCAAGTCGCTGGCATCTATGGCTGGGCGGCTCGAGGTCATCCTGGATTCGCTGGAGAAGGATATGCCGCCGGCTGAGTTCGAGAAGCTTACGGGGACGTTGGGACGTGCCAGGGAGCAACAGAATCTGTCCCGAGCGAGTCGCGCGGAAGGACAATACCCCGAAGACTTGAGGTACCGTCAAGCGTCGCCACATGTGGCTCCCT TGAGCAatgccaccaccacccgaCCAAAGAGCGTTGCACTGCTCCGGTTCGAAGCTGCTCGCAAATGGGCGCTGACCGCCCAGCGGCAGGCTGAGCGGACGGCGAGGCTCGCGACATTAAATGGGGCTacggaggaggccaagaacAAGGCGAACGTGTTTGCCTCGGCTGCCGCTATGGCGATGGAAGATTTCCAGGACATGCGCGAGCAGTTGAAGGACGTCCTCAGCCCGGCTGAGTTGCGCGACATTGAAGATACTGTCGATGAGTACGACAGCACAAACTTGTCCATACAAGAGGACAAAG AAGTGGTGGCTAGCACGACGAGCCAGTACTTCAGGCGTGATGGACGATTCGAATCTGAAATCGATGGTGACTTGAGTGCCAGCGACTTCCCTGTCAGGCCCAttgcgcctcctcgcgaGAACAATGTTGCAAGGCTGGCCAATAACCTGCAGCGCGTGCTTTTCTCCCCAGGAGTGCACTACGCCCGTGACCCCCGGACCGGCGTATGGAACTTTCCCCCAGAGTTGGCCAACATTCCAACGCCCGAGGAGTTCAACTTTGACACCCTTCCCGACTACATTACAGCCAGCAAGGATCCTGAGCTGGCTGACCTGGCCCAAGGGGACGGCATCAAGTACTCGGgttcgacctcgaccttgacaaGCTCGTTCAGCCAGATCTGGCTTACGCTCAATGGCGGGCAGGGTGTCGACATCAGTAAGCTCTCTCAGGGATATTCGGCGCGAAACGCCGACTATACGCATGGTGCTCAACTGCCGGCTGCCATTGTTATGTGGCCACAGCCCAACGGGCGCTACGCAATCGACTCGGACAAGCGCTTCCAGACGAGCAACAACATTCTGTCAGAATATGGCAATATCCTCGAGAAGATTCTCACCACCGACGCTAGCGAGTGGTGGAAGTCGCTCAAGAACGTTCCCGAAGGCTTCACACCGCCGGGCAAGCCAACCGCGCGTGAGGCTTACGCCTactcgcgcggcggcaaggtcTTGATGCGCTCCCAGCTCGACTGCCAGGACAACCGTCTTCCTGGTAGCGGGACGTTTGACATCAAGACCCGTGCGGCAATGCCAATCCGCCACGACCGCGCCAACTGGGAGGCGCACAAGGTGTACGACATCAGCGAAACACTCGGCCAAACCGCCACTTTTGAACGTGAGACGTTCGATCTCACCCGCTCGGGCATGCTCAAGTACTGCTTCCAGGCACGTATCGGCGACATGGACGGCATCTTCATCGCGTACCACAATACGGCGCGTTGCTTCGGATTCGAGTACATGCCGCGCGCTGAGCTCGACACGCGCCTGTTTGGTGGGCCTGACATTGGCGACCAGGTGTTCCAGCTTTGCATTGGCTTCTTTGAGCGCATTATGGACCTCGTGACTCGTATGTTCCCTGACCAAGCGGTGAGCGTGATGTGGTTCCAAGCGCAACCACCACTCAGCGCTTTCCAGAAGGCACGAATGGATACGCGAACGGCCAGCGAACTCACCGTTGTCGTACAGCCCTTTGGCTGGAAAGGCGAGGGACTCGCTCCTACCCGAGCCATGCGGATCCAGATGGTCAACAACGTTGACGGCAAGGACGTATCTCCCAGCCAAGGCATCAAGTTTTTCTCCGACtccaaggaggagcgtgcTAAACAGAAGT GGACTGTACGGTACAACATTGCCATGACGCCCGACACACCGGAGGGCCACGACGCTGCCCGCACACTCCGCTCCGATGGTGCGCAGCGCCTAGCGGCGATGAACGCGATTTGTGTGCCGGAAGGCAAGACGCCCGCCGACATGTATGATTCCAAGAAGCGTTCTCCAGTGGAGACTGAGACCGCGGAGGCGCTGGGCCACGGCACGCCCTCTCTTGAGGGCCCCAGCTCAGATGCAACTGCCAGCTCCCCTGCCACTTCcggcgccgccagcgccgtccCCGCGGCCGCTGGAtacgacgacctcgactaCGCGACGATCAAGTGGGTGGAGCCGAACTCAAGGATAATCAAACTTCGTGCGTTATCATATGAGACGGGGAAGGCATACGATGAGCGTGCAGCCAAGTGGAACGCACAGATTCAACAGATGAAGGCAACGGATCCGGAACCTGAGGTCCAGCTGGAGCCGTACGTCATCCCCGGCTACGAGTTTCAGCCCACACAGtggcgcgagcgcaagtCAGACCCGCCATTACCCGTCTCGGCTACtgagaaggagatggaggaatTCGCCGAGACGGCGAGCAGCCGtgagcaggaggaggacgttgcAGtggacctcgacgcgtccgAGGAAGCCGAGACCTCACCGGACAAGTTCAAGCGCGATCGTCCGCCACATTACTTAGCTTAG